The proteins below come from a single Mesobacillus jeotgali genomic window:
- a CDS encoding type II secretion system F family protein, producing the protein MLYFTFFLTISLAIYGLYLMRAEKATHLKKRMSTFVSGVKEENPDVTEKSSNASLFERIGKPLINDFKRSFKRRMPGEKEAKIETKLQLAGSPFGMSPVDFRLLQISLALLLPLLAGGYGALLQAGYAGIFLFLIIGLAAGIFLPHYYLSIKKKARNKSALKELPDILDLLTVSLEAGLGFDSAVSKVVAKKNGVLSAEFHRSLEELRLGRTRREALTGIKNRIEVEEVRAFISSILQAEKLGIGMVQVLRVQSNEVRERRRQRAEEEAMKAPVKMLFPLVLFIFPSLFIVLLGPALIQFLQTFSK; encoded by the coding sequence ATGCTATATTTTACATTTTTCTTAACGATTTCATTAGCCATCTATGGACTGTACTTAATGCGGGCAGAGAAGGCCACTCACCTGAAAAAGCGTATGTCAACCTTCGTCAGCGGCGTGAAGGAAGAGAATCCGGATGTCACTGAAAAGAGCAGCAATGCTTCCTTATTTGAGCGAATCGGAAAGCCATTGATCAATGATTTCAAAAGAAGCTTTAAACGGAGGATGCCAGGCGAAAAGGAAGCGAAAATCGAGACGAAGCTTCAGCTGGCCGGAAGTCCTTTTGGAATGTCACCTGTTGATTTCAGGCTGCTGCAAATCTCCCTCGCGCTTCTGCTCCCGCTTTTGGCAGGCGGATATGGCGCCCTGCTCCAGGCAGGCTATGCGGGGATATTCCTGTTCCTGATCATAGGCCTGGCAGCCGGCATTTTCCTGCCGCACTATTATTTAAGCATCAAGAAAAAGGCAAGGAATAAAAGCGCTTTAAAAGAGCTTCCTGATATCCTCGATCTATTGACGGTCAGCCTTGAAGCGGGTCTTGGATTTGATTCTGCTGTCAGCAAGGTCGTAGCGAAAAAGAATGGCGTCCTGTCTGCCGAGTTCCATCGGAGCCTTGAAGAGCTGAGACTTGGCCGGACGAGGAGAGAAGCGCTTACCGGAATCAAAAATAGGATCGAGGTCGAGGAAGTACGAGCTTTCATCAGCAGCATTCTGCAGGCCGAAAAGCTGGGAATAGGCATGGTACAGGTTCTCCGTGTCCAGTCGAATGAAGTTCGGGAACGACGCAGGCAGCGTGCCGAGGAAGAAGCGATGAAGGCTCCGGTTAAAATGCTGTTCCCTCTTGTCCTGTTTATTTTTCCAAGCTTGTTCATCGTCTTGCTTGGCCCGGCACTGATCCAGTTCCTTCAAACCTTCTCAAAATAA
- a CDS encoding type II secretion system F family protein, whose protein sequence is MIYVLTALFMMTVFLLFYSIFHRIFLSDKRLEKRIEKYLASSGTKLDRKQYDLMVYYQMTKQKVRKNMLTKEKNSKLETMLRRSGLPLKPEEYILFKWLAAGVTGFFLLLVSGNMLLMVVGFFIGFLLAGWYVKKKIKERIVKFNEGLPDMISTIVGSLRAGFSFQQALKTVIEEAGSPIKEEMDSVIKEMQYGASLEDSLNELKERMPSEDLDLMIQAILIQRQVGGNLATVLDKIVQTIRERTKIHRQISSLTAQGRLSGIVIGLLPIILAFVLYLIEPEYIGTLFRHPIGIALTVAGIFSGIIGFVLIRKITAVEV, encoded by the coding sequence ATGATCTATGTCCTTACCGCCCTGTTCATGATGACAGTATTTTTGCTTTTCTACTCGATTTTTCATCGGATTTTTCTATCGGACAAGCGCTTGGAAAAGCGGATTGAAAAATACCTGGCCAGTTCAGGGACGAAGCTTGACCGGAAGCAATATGATTTGATGGTTTACTACCAAATGACAAAGCAAAAGGTCAGGAAAAATATGCTGACCAAGGAGAAGAATTCGAAGCTCGAGACCATGCTCAGAAGGTCAGGGCTTCCGCTTAAGCCTGAGGAATATATCCTATTCAAATGGCTGGCAGCAGGAGTCACCGGATTTTTTCTGCTCCTTGTTTCCGGAAACATGCTCCTGATGGTTGTAGGGTTTTTCATAGGATTCTTGTTGGCGGGCTGGTATGTAAAAAAGAAAATCAAGGAACGAATCGTGAAATTCAACGAGGGGCTTCCAGATATGATTTCCACGATTGTCGGGTCTTTAAGGGCCGGGTTCAGCTTCCAGCAGGCTTTGAAAACAGTGATAGAAGAAGCGGGTTCACCGATAAAGGAAGAAATGGACAGTGTCATCAAAGAAATGCAATATGGAGCGAGTCTGGAGGATTCCTTGAATGAGCTTAAAGAAAGAATGCCCAGCGAGGATTTGGACTTAATGATCCAGGCCATTTTGATTCAGCGTCAGGTAGGAGGGAATCTTGCCACGGTGCTTGATAAAATTGTCCAGACGATCAGGGAGCGGACAAAAATCCACAGGCAGATCTCTTCACTGACAGCTCAAGGTAGACTATCGGGAATTGTCATTGGTTTGCTCCCGATCATTCTGGCTTTCGTCCTTTATTTAATCGAACCTGAATATATCGGAACGCTTTTCCGTCATCCAATAGGAATTGCATTGACGGTTGCCGGCATTTTCTCCGGCATCATTGGATTCGTACTGATCCGCAAAATTACGGCAGTCGAGGTGTAG
- a CDS encoding CpaF family protein, producing the protein MSLLNRIQERTQQAEAVESQHDEFVAHANPQQKVDIRAVFREPHKKEAVSPEIKRKQDKHQELKNLIHKKILQDFKDAPVEDIIPQLDAMAIEIMKEDEQFRGSIDRKKVVDELRNDLTGFGPINPLLIDEDVSEVMVNGPAQVYCERKGKIELTSIMFRDEEHVMSIIDKIVAPLGRRIDESSPMVDARLPDGSRVNAIIPPLALNGPTVTIRKFSKDPFQIEDLVNFGTLSNEMAIFLEACVKARLNIFVSGGTGSGKTTTLNVLSNFIPHDERIITIEDAAELQLGQDHVVSLESRPPNIEGKGSITIRDLVRNSLRMRPDRVVIGEVRGAEALDMLQAMNTGHDGSLATGHSNSARDMIARLETMVLLAGVELPVKAIREQIAGALDVIIQQSRLKDGSRKITSITEVQGMEGDVIVLQDIFSYKQQGVDDNGKIIGRLTPTGVRPKFYERLEASGIHIPANVFIEGEEWGE; encoded by the coding sequence ATGAGCCTTCTGAACCGCATCCAGGAAAGGACACAGCAAGCCGAAGCAGTAGAGAGCCAGCACGATGAATTTGTTGCCCATGCTAATCCGCAGCAAAAGGTTGACATCCGGGCTGTGTTCAGGGAGCCGCATAAAAAAGAGGCTGTCAGTCCGGAAATCAAAAGGAAGCAGGATAAACATCAGGAGCTTAAAAACCTCATTCATAAAAAGATTCTTCAAGACTTTAAAGATGCACCTGTAGAGGACATCATTCCTCAGCTAGATGCGATGGCGATCGAAATCATGAAAGAGGATGAACAATTCAGGGGCAGCATTGACCGGAAAAAGGTCGTCGATGAACTGAGGAATGATTTGACGGGGTTTGGACCGATCAATCCGCTTTTGATTGATGAAGATGTCAGCGAGGTTATGGTAAATGGACCGGCTCAGGTCTATTGTGAACGAAAAGGGAAGATTGAGCTGACATCGATCATGTTCAGAGACGAAGAGCATGTCATGAGCATCATCGATAAAATCGTTGCTCCTCTTGGCAGGAGAATCGACGAAAGCTCACCGATGGTCGATGCGCGGCTGCCGGATGGTTCACGTGTCAATGCGATCATTCCTCCGCTGGCATTGAATGGGCCAACAGTTACGATCAGGAAGTTTTCGAAGGACCCCTTTCAAATTGAAGATTTGGTCAACTTCGGGACACTTAGCAATGAAATGGCGATTTTTCTAGAGGCCTGTGTAAAAGCAAGGCTTAATATATTTGTCTCCGGCGGAACGGGCTCCGGAAAAACGACCACGCTCAATGTATTGTCCAATTTCATTCCTCATGATGAGAGGATTATCACAATCGAGGATGCGGCTGAGCTTCAGCTGGGTCAGGATCATGTTGTCTCACTGGAATCCAGGCCGCCCAATATCGAGGGAAAGGGTTCGATCACGATAAGGGATCTTGTAAGGAACTCGCTTCGGATGAGGCCGGATCGGGTCGTAATCGGTGAGGTCCGCGGTGCCGAAGCCCTGGATATGCTTCAGGCTATGAATACAGGTCATGATGGTTCTCTCGCAACCGGTCACTCCAATAGTGCAAGGGATATGATTGCCCGTCTGGAAACGATGGTGCTGCTTGCAGGTGTAGAACTTCCGGTCAAAGCAATCCGCGAACAGATCGCTGGAGCACTTGACGTGATTATTCAGCAATCCCGTTTGAAGGATGGTTCCAGAAAAATAACCAGCATTACCGAGGTACAGGGAATGGAAGGAGATGTCATCGTCCTCCAGGATATTTTTTCGTATAAACAACAAGGAGTGGATGATAACGGTAAAATCATTGGCCGCCTGACCCCGACCGGAGTCCGGCCTAAGTTCTATGAGCGTCTTGAAGCATCAGGAATCCACATTCCCGCAAATGTCTTTATCGAAGGCGAGGAGTGGGGAGAATGA
- a CDS encoding AAA family ATPase produces the protein MENTDELQIHEKKPAKMKRGELIAVCSAKGGIGRTVLTVNLAGALVKKNISVAILDGDFQFGDIGLAMDLKSSFTIKEVIEGMSTLDEHSMEGYMSKHESGVKVMAAPDRPEFADLVTKEAVDKILDLMLLNYDYVVVDTSVGLNDHTVHIAEKADQIMVMANLEMTALKNTKLMLETFDILELKNKVTLVVNRANMESVIQAADAARILGYEDPVYIPNDFQTCSQSLNIGIPFVINQGKTDVAKAIFKMAERISSRREITLFKEAKGPSFLSKLIGRKRMKGGTV, from the coding sequence ATGGAAAACACGGATGAACTGCAAATACATGAAAAGAAGCCGGCTAAGATGAAACGTGGCGAGCTTATTGCCGTTTGCAGTGCAAAAGGCGGGATTGGTCGCACGGTCCTGACTGTCAATCTGGCTGGAGCTTTAGTGAAGAAAAATATATCGGTGGCGATATTGGATGGAGATTTTCAATTTGGAGATATCGGGCTAGCTATGGATTTGAAGTCTTCTTTTACCATTAAAGAAGTGATTGAGGGGATGAGCACTCTCGATGAACATTCTATGGAAGGCTATATGTCGAAGCATGAAAGCGGTGTGAAGGTCATGGCGGCTCCGGACCGGCCTGAGTTTGCAGATCTTGTTACGAAAGAAGCAGTCGATAAAATCCTCGACCTGATGCTGCTGAATTATGACTATGTAGTCGTCGATACATCTGTAGGCCTTAATGATCATACAGTCCATATCGCTGAAAAAGCAGACCAAATCATGGTTATGGCCAATCTCGAGATGACAGCATTAAAGAATACGAAGCTGATGCTTGAGACCTTCGATATCCTTGAACTGAAAAATAAAGTCACACTCGTAGTGAATCGGGCGAATATGGAGAGCGTCATCCAGGCAGCAGATGCGGCCAGGATTCTTGGATATGAGGATCCAGTATATATTCCAAATGACTTTCAAACATGTTCACAATCTCTTAATATTGGAATTCCTTTTGTCATCAACCAGGGCAAGACCGATGTAGCCAAAGCCATTTTTAAAATGGCAGAGAGAATCTCGAGCAGGCGGGAAATTACCTTGTTCAAGGAAGCAAAAGGACCTTCTTTCCTATCAAAATTAATTGGCAGAAAACGCATGAAGGGAGGAACAGTGTAA
- the cpaB gene encoding Flp pilus assembly protein CpaB — MRSKLVLVLALVMGIVTTFLFFQYMNQVKAEKAMNSNLVEIVVAKEKIQKNEQITSAKLETAMVPEKALHANSIKSFGDVEGKLANAEIEQGEPILSHRLGSQTAEDIYVSRKVRDGYRAVSVGVNLNQSTANLIEPEDEVDIMFSKKLPGQEGKVESKIILEKARVLAVGRKMVLPEDTQEPYAEYTSVTVELKPADALKLVNSAEQGNIHFMLHKRPVITEKEAAGDSDQD; from the coding sequence ATGCGGTCAAAGCTTGTTTTGGTCCTCGCATTAGTAATGGGCATAGTAACGACATTTTTATTCTTTCAATATATGAATCAAGTGAAAGCTGAAAAGGCGATGAATAGTAATTTGGTGGAGATTGTTGTCGCCAAAGAGAAAATCCAGAAAAATGAGCAAATCACTTCTGCAAAACTGGAAACTGCCATGGTTCCTGAAAAGGCATTGCACGCCAACTCTATTAAAAGCTTTGGCGATGTTGAAGGGAAGCTGGCGAACGCTGAGATTGAGCAAGGCGAGCCAATCCTTTCCCACCGGCTGGGATCCCAGACAGCAGAAGATATCTATGTTTCGAGAAAAGTCAGGGATGGCTATCGTGCAGTTTCTGTAGGGGTTAATTTAAATCAATCAACTGCGAACCTGATTGAACCTGAAGATGAAGTCGACATTATGTTCTCTAAAAAGCTTCCGGGGCAGGAAGGGAAAGTTGAGTCTAAAATCATTTTGGAAAAAGCAAGGGTACTGGCGGTTGGGCGGAAAATGGTCCTGCCTGAGGATACACAAGAACCTTATGCCGAATATACGTCAGTCACGGTAGAACTTAAGCCGGCGGATGCCTTAAAACTTGTCAATTCAGCCGAACAAGGCAATATCCATTTCATGCTGCATAAGCGGCCAGTCATAACGGAAAAAGAAGCAGCGGGCGACAGCGATCAAGATTGA
- a CDS encoding pilus assembly protein TadG-related protein, producing MARRWLADESGNTILLAALSMFVILSMAGLAIDGGMVYMTKAELQKTANAAVLSGAQELTNNEAKVEEVVRSIVAAHKDGSNVDNISIDMEKKVGIDLSKKVDLAFSKLLGFETVDVKAHSAAELRTMGRAEGAAPLGIDDSIPLEFNKEYQLKVDTGGVEYGNFGVLALGDTGARPYEENLRNGYQNELSVGDIVITQTGNIAGKTREVVKEKVNSCPELPRDIHSRNCSRILLVPVYQPYNHDVNQVKEVKITGFAYFYITDPMDSHDTSIKGIFIKRAGTGFEGETAAFKGAYSIRITE from the coding sequence ATGGCAAGAAGATGGTTAGCGGATGAATCAGGAAACACCATACTTTTGGCGGCCCTTTCAATGTTTGTCATCCTTAGCATGGCCGGTCTTGCAATTGACGGCGGGATGGTATATATGACGAAGGCAGAGCTGCAGAAAACGGCTAATGCTGCTGTCCTTTCTGGAGCACAGGAGCTGACAAACAATGAAGCGAAGGTTGAAGAGGTGGTACGAAGCATCGTTGCAGCCCATAAAGATGGCTCAAATGTAGACAATATATCAATAGACATGGAGAAGAAAGTCGGTATTGATTTATCCAAAAAGGTAGATCTCGCATTCTCAAAACTACTTGGCTTTGAAACTGTCGATGTCAAAGCGCATTCTGCTGCCGAGTTAAGAACGATGGGACGGGCAGAAGGGGCAGCACCGCTGGGCATCGATGACAGCATCCCCTTGGAGTTTAATAAGGAATACCAGCTGAAAGTGGATACTGGCGGAGTGGAATATGGCAATTTCGGCGTCCTTGCCCTGGGCGATACAGGGGCCCGGCCGTATGAAGAAAACCTCCGCAACGGCTATCAAAACGAGCTTTCTGTAGGGGATATCGTCATCACCCAAACAGGTAATATTGCCGGTAAAACAAGGGAAGTGGTCAAGGAGAAAGTGAATTCGTGTCCAGAACTGCCAAGGGATATTCATTCAAGAAACTGCTCACGGATCCTGCTTGTCCCTGTCTATCAGCCTTATAACCACGATGTAAACCAGGTAAAAGAAGTGAAAATCACTGGATTCGCTTACTTTTACATTACGGATCCGATGGACAGCCATGACACTTCAATCAAGGGGATTTTCATCAAACGCGCAGGAACGGGTTTTGAAGGGGAAACAGCCGCCTTTAAGGGCGCATACAGCATTCGAATAACGGAGTAG
- a CDS encoding TadE/TadG family type IV pilus assembly protein — protein sequence MRRDERGQSLVETALVLPVLLLLLVGILDFGRIMYSYAHLHMAAQETVRVGGLGKSDSEVTAFARDYVQLNEIDQLAITISPGEAGRVAGDYITVKLEYPYQFFTPFISSLFSSSLTIKAESTIRVE from the coding sequence TTGAGACGTGATGAGAGAGGGCAATCACTTGTTGAGACGGCCCTTGTTCTGCCGGTTCTTTTATTGCTGTTGGTAGGCATTTTGGATTTCGGAAGGATTATGTATTCTTATGCCCATCTTCATATGGCGGCCCAGGAAACCGTCAGGGTGGGAGGTCTCGGTAAAAGTGATTCCGAAGTCACTGCTTTTGCCAGGGATTATGTACAGCTGAATGAAATTGATCAACTGGCCATCACTATTTCTCCTGGAGAAGCAGGGCGTGTTGCTGGTGACTATATAACTGTGAAGTTGGAATATCCTTATCAATTTTTCACTCCGTTTATATCCAGCCTGTTTTCTTCATCCTTGACGATTAAGGCGGAGTCAACGATCAGAGTGGAGTGA
- a CDS encoding prepilin peptidase: MLVDFLLIALIVICVITDLRERKIYNKVLLPFLLAGLVLNSVTGGIAGLTSALAGTAVGFSILLIPYLLGGMGAGDVKLLAVVGGLKGAVFVLTAAVYMALAGGIIALIILFFRKGAINRLKQIGMFLGGLRSGMKVPLGLDKEALNTTYPYGVAIAIGALAAIVFPAGGGLL, translated from the coding sequence ATGTTAGTCGACTTTTTATTGATCGCATTAATAGTTATTTGTGTCATAACCGATTTGAGAGAACGGAAGATTTATAACAAGGTGCTGCTGCCGTTTTTACTGGCGGGACTGGTTTTGAATTCAGTTACTGGTGGAATTGCTGGCCTCACCTCTGCACTTGCAGGAACAGCAGTGGGTTTCTCTATTTTGCTGATCCCTTATTTGCTTGGAGGGATGGGAGCTGGGGATGTGAAACTGCTTGCGGTGGTTGGAGGCTTAAAGGGAGCTGTATTTGTATTGACGGCGGCTGTTTATATGGCGCTGGCTGGAGGAATTATAGCGCTGATCATCCTGTTTTTCAGAAAGGGTGCTATAAACAGGCTAAAGCAGATCGGCATGTTCCTTGGCGGGCTGCGCAGCGGTATGAAAGTCCCGCTTGGACTGGATAAGGAAGCCTTGAACACCACCTATCCATATGGGGTGGCCATCGCGATTGGAGCTTTGGCTGCCATTGTGTTTCCAGCTGGGGGAGGATTGCTTTGA
- a CDS encoding Flp family type IVb pilin — translation MKAKLKALFTEEQGQGMTEYGLVLGVIAVAVVGVLALLREEILAMFEEVTTAVTGRNDTPPTP, via the coding sequence ATGAAAGCAAAACTAAAAGCACTATTCACTGAAGAACAAGGACAAGGTATGACTGAGTACGGTTTGGTACTTGGAGTTATTGCGGTAGCGGTTGTTGGTGTGTTGGCTTTATTACGTGAAGAGATTCTAGCTATGTTTGAAGAGGTAACTACAGCAGTAACCGGAAGAAATGATACTCCTCCTACACCATAA